Proteins found in one Channa argus isolate prfri chromosome 7, Channa argus male v1.0, whole genome shotgun sequence genomic segment:
- the wdr73 gene encoding WD repeat-containing protein 73 isoform X3, which translates to MYKDLHVYQLEHPTQVIEWTSEKTVCVAGYTPAKNEILELRLPMRLFAEENKGLCAERDFKVVHGGFTDGPVRCLTHIPGTRCVVTNDGLSSSLQVWDLGGDDSDVIRRTRSIEGRRRVSVGGSRIAAQLSTQPQVLHGAQSSDVLLTDLSSGQTLYKLAETDSADPLSSLQFVGDSVFLVGCCNGNIYVSDTRTSEAPQFSPPPASSGKSVLWWTDASSSPDLSSCRVIRLSSSGQAVVSDLRNPGKAVCQAQLDSETRCLSLGVQVSWAPALDDCIAVSGLSGAVQIYDTSLWKMEPQEAQLLFEHRGHVVSSQTQNHHDVFITSHVWHPVRPRTLLSAASDGSVHVWDWVDPVSC; encoded by the exons AT GTACAAAGATCTTCACGTGTATCAGCTGGAGCATCCTACCCAGGTCATCGAGTGGACGTCAGAAAAAA cCGTCTGCGTCGCTGGATACACTCCAGCTAAAAATGAAATTCTGGAGCTTCGACTGCCGATGAGACTCTTTGCCGAAGaaaacaag GGTCTCTGTGCAGAACGGGACTTCAAAGTTGTCCATGGCGGCTTCACAGATGGGCCTGTTCGCTGCCTTACACACATCCCAGGAACGAG GTGTGTGGTGACCAATGACGGGCTCAGCTCCAGCCTGCAGGTTTGGGACCTTGGAGGAGACGACAGCG ATGTGATCAGAAGAACAAGAAGCATCGAGGGGAGAAGGCGTGTTTCAGTGGGAGGCAGCAGAATCGCAGCTCAACTCTCAACACAACCACAGGTTCTTCACGGAGCTCAGAGCAGCGACGTCCTCCTGACTGATCTGAGCTCAGGACAGACTCTTTATAAACTGG CAGAGACTGACTCAGCAGACCCACTGAGCTCCTTACAGTTTGTGGGGGACAGCGTTTTCCTCGTCGGCTGCTGTAATGGGAATATTTACGTGTCCGACACTCGGACGTCGGAGGCTCCTCAGTTTTCGCCACCACCGGCATCTTCAGGAAAATCTGTCCTCTGGTGGACGGACGCCTCCTCAAGTCCAGACCTGTCCAGCTGCAGGGTCATCAGGCTCTCCTCGTCTGGACAGGCGGTGGTTTCAGACCTGAGGAACCCAGGAAAAGCTGTGTGTCAGGCCCAGCTGGACAGTGAGACACGCTGCCTCAGCCTGGGTGTCCAGGTGTCCTGGGCTCCGGCGCTGGACGACTGTATCGCAGTGTCAG GTCTCAGTGGAGCCGTTCAGATCTACGACACGTCTCTTTGGAAGATGGAACCACAGGAAGCTCAGCTGCTTTTTGAGCATCGTGGTCATGTGGTTTCGTCACAGACTCAGAACCACCATGACGTCTTCATCACCTCCCACGTCTGGCATCCTGTTCGGCCGCGGACGCTGCTGTCTGCAGCCTCAGACGGCTCCGTCCATGTATGGGACTGGGTCGACCCAGTCAGCTGCTGA
- the wdr73 gene encoding WD repeat-containing protein 73 isoform X1, protein MEETEVEDILDDWFIDSLKMYKDLHVYQLEHPTQVIEWTSEKTVCVAGYTPAKNEILELRLPMRLFAEENKGLCAERDFKVVHGGFTDGPVRCLTHIPGTRCVVTNDGLSSSLQVWDLGGDDSDVIRRTRSIEGRRRVSVGGSRIAAQLSTQPQVLHGAQSSDVLLTDLSSGQTLYKLAETDSADPLSSLQFVGDSVFLVGCCNGNIYVSDTRTSEAPQFSPPPASSGKSVLWWTDASSSPDLSSCRVIRLSSSGQAVVSDLRNPGKAVCQAQLDSETRCLSLGVQVSWAPALDDCIAVSGLSGAVQIYDTSLWKMEPQEAQLLFEHRGHVVSSQTQNHHDVFITSHVWHPVRPRTLLSAASDGSVHVWDWVDPVSC, encoded by the exons atggaagaaacagaGGTTGAAGACATTTTAGATGACTGGTTCATCGATTCCTTGAaaat GTACAAAGATCTTCACGTGTATCAGCTGGAGCATCCTACCCAGGTCATCGAGTGGACGTCAGAAAAAA cCGTCTGCGTCGCTGGATACACTCCAGCTAAAAATGAAATTCTGGAGCTTCGACTGCCGATGAGACTCTTTGCCGAAGaaaacaag GGTCTCTGTGCAGAACGGGACTTCAAAGTTGTCCATGGCGGCTTCACAGATGGGCCTGTTCGCTGCCTTACACACATCCCAGGAACGAG GTGTGTGGTGACCAATGACGGGCTCAGCTCCAGCCTGCAGGTTTGGGACCTTGGAGGAGACGACAGCG ATGTGATCAGAAGAACAAGAAGCATCGAGGGGAGAAGGCGTGTTTCAGTGGGAGGCAGCAGAATCGCAGCTCAACTCTCAACACAACCACAGGTTCTTCACGGAGCTCAGAGCAGCGACGTCCTCCTGACTGATCTGAGCTCAGGACAGACTCTTTATAAACTGG CAGAGACTGACTCAGCAGACCCACTGAGCTCCTTACAGTTTGTGGGGGACAGCGTTTTCCTCGTCGGCTGCTGTAATGGGAATATTTACGTGTCCGACACTCGGACGTCGGAGGCTCCTCAGTTTTCGCCACCACCGGCATCTTCAGGAAAATCTGTCCTCTGGTGGACGGACGCCTCCTCAAGTCCAGACCTGTCCAGCTGCAGGGTCATCAGGCTCTCCTCGTCTGGACAGGCGGTGGTTTCAGACCTGAGGAACCCAGGAAAAGCTGTGTGTCAGGCCCAGCTGGACAGTGAGACACGCTGCCTCAGCCTGGGTGTCCAGGTGTCCTGGGCTCCGGCGCTGGACGACTGTATCGCAGTGTCAG GTCTCAGTGGAGCCGTTCAGATCTACGACACGTCTCTTTGGAAGATGGAACCACAGGAAGCTCAGCTGCTTTTTGAGCATCGTGGTCATGTGGTTTCGTCACAGACTCAGAACCACCATGACGTCTTCATCACCTCCCACGTCTGGCATCCTGTTCGGCCGCGGACGCTGCTGTCTGCAGCCTCAGACGGCTCCGTCCATGTATGGGACTGGGTCGACCCAGTCAGCTGCTGA
- the wdr73 gene encoding WD repeat-containing protein 73 isoform X2: MEETEVEDILDDWFIDSLKMYKDLHVYQLEHPTQVIEWTSEKTVCVAGYTPAKNEILELRLPMRLFAEENKGLCAERDFKVVHGGFTDGPVRCLTHIPGTRCVVTNDGLSSSLQVWDLGGDDSDVIRRTRSIEGRRRVSVGGSRIAAQLSTQPQVLHGAQSSDVLLTDLSSGQTLYKLETDSADPLSSLQFVGDSVFLVGCCNGNIYVSDTRTSEAPQFSPPPASSGKSVLWWTDASSSPDLSSCRVIRLSSSGQAVVSDLRNPGKAVCQAQLDSETRCLSLGVQVSWAPALDDCIAVSGLSGAVQIYDTSLWKMEPQEAQLLFEHRGHVVSSQTQNHHDVFITSHVWHPVRPRTLLSAASDGSVHVWDWVDPVSC, translated from the exons atggaagaaacagaGGTTGAAGACATTTTAGATGACTGGTTCATCGATTCCTTGAaaat GTACAAAGATCTTCACGTGTATCAGCTGGAGCATCCTACCCAGGTCATCGAGTGGACGTCAGAAAAAA cCGTCTGCGTCGCTGGATACACTCCAGCTAAAAATGAAATTCTGGAGCTTCGACTGCCGATGAGACTCTTTGCCGAAGaaaacaag GGTCTCTGTGCAGAACGGGACTTCAAAGTTGTCCATGGCGGCTTCACAGATGGGCCTGTTCGCTGCCTTACACACATCCCAGGAACGAG GTGTGTGGTGACCAATGACGGGCTCAGCTCCAGCCTGCAGGTTTGGGACCTTGGAGGAGACGACAGCG ATGTGATCAGAAGAACAAGAAGCATCGAGGGGAGAAGGCGTGTTTCAGTGGGAGGCAGCAGAATCGCAGCTCAACTCTCAACACAACCACAGGTTCTTCACGGAGCTCAGAGCAGCGACGTCCTCCTGACTGATCTGAGCTCAGGACAGACTCTTTATAAACTGG AGACTGACTCAGCAGACCCACTGAGCTCCTTACAGTTTGTGGGGGACAGCGTTTTCCTCGTCGGCTGCTGTAATGGGAATATTTACGTGTCCGACACTCGGACGTCGGAGGCTCCTCAGTTTTCGCCACCACCGGCATCTTCAGGAAAATCTGTCCTCTGGTGGACGGACGCCTCCTCAAGTCCAGACCTGTCCAGCTGCAGGGTCATCAGGCTCTCCTCGTCTGGACAGGCGGTGGTTTCAGACCTGAGGAACCCAGGAAAAGCTGTGTGTCAGGCCCAGCTGGACAGTGAGACACGCTGCCTCAGCCTGGGTGTCCAGGTGTCCTGGGCTCCGGCGCTGGACGACTGTATCGCAGTGTCAG GTCTCAGTGGAGCCGTTCAGATCTACGACACGTCTCTTTGGAAGATGGAACCACAGGAAGCTCAGCTGCTTTTTGAGCATCGTGGTCATGTGGTTTCGTCACAGACTCAGAACCACCATGACGTCTTCATCACCTCCCACGTCTGGCATCCTGTTCGGCCGCGGACGCTGCTGTCTGCAGCCTCAGACGGCTCCGTCCATGTATGGGACTGGGTCGACCCAGTCAGCTGCTGA